From the genome of Nitrospirota bacterium:
ATGGATAATGTTTATCTCTATAATATAGATGACCTCCAGGGGGTGGTGGATTTAAATTTAAAGGGAAGACAGAAGGAGGCAGATGCCGCAGAACAGATTGTGGTGGAAGAGGTAGAGACATTTCTTGCATGGATGAACTCCCTTGATGCCATTCCAACGATAGTCGAACTTAAAGATAAGATAGAATCCATAAGAAAAGCAGAACTGGGAAAGACACTGAGTAAACTAAACGGTATAGGAGAAAAAGAGACAAAGGCGATAGAGGAATTATCTAATTCTATTGTAAAGAAGATTCTCCACACGCCCCTTATTGCACTTAAAGTTGATATTGAACCTGAGGAAAAAACTTTCTATTTAGATATAGTTAGAAGGCTATTTAATCTCGATAGGACACTGCCACATAGATACCATCGTGAAAAGTTACAAAGTCCAACGGATGAGACAAAAGACAAAGAGTCAGAGAAGTGAAGATGAATACTGACAAAAAAGAGTCATAAAAGTGAAGATAAGAATAGGCACAAGGGGAAGCAATCTTGCACTCTGGCAGGCAAGTTACATCCAGAATAGCATTATAGAACGCTATCCAGAGATAGAAGTCGTCATTGTTAAGATAAAAACCACAGGTGACAGGATACTTGATGCTCCACTTGCAAAGATAGGAGGTAAGGGTCTCTTCGTGAAAGAAATAGAAGAAGCAATGCTCAGAAAGGAGATTGATATAGCTGTTCATAGCATGAAGGATGTTCCAATCGAGATTCCTGATGGTCTTCACATCGGTGCCATAACAGAGAGGGAGGATCCAAGGGATGCGCTGATAATAAGACAGAAGACAGAAGACAGCTCGCCCCGCTTCGCAGAGCGAGGCCGGGGAAGTCAGAAGTCAGAATTAAATTTCGAACTCCGAACTTCGAACTCCGAACTATATAACCTGCCTCACGGTGCTCACATAGGGACAAGTAGCCTGAGAAGGGCATCTCAACTTTTAAACACCAGACCTGATTTAAAGATTACGCAGTTGAGAGGAAATCTTGACACGAGGCTAAGGAAATTAAATGAATGGCAGTTCGATGCTATAATAGTCGCAGCAGCAGGGATGAAAAGAATGGGCTGGGAGGAGATGATTACAGAATACCTTCCATTAGAGATAAGTCTTCCTGCCATAGGACAGGGTGCTATAGGAATCGAGTGTCGTGTGGAAGATAAGGTGATAAATGATACGATTCAATTTATCAATCATCGAGATACAAACACATGTGTCAAGGCAGAGAGGTCATTTCTCAGAAGACTTGAGGGTGGATGTCAAGTTCCAATAGCAGCACATGCAAGGATAGTAAGTCAGGAGTCAGAAGTCAGGAGTCGAGAGTCAGGAATAAATAATAACTCATTACTTGTCATAGA
Proteins encoded in this window:
- the hemC gene encoding hydroxymethylbilane synthase, with the protein product MKIRIGTRGSNLALWQASYIQNSIIERYPEIEVVIVKIKTTGDRILDAPLAKIGGKGLFVKEIEEAMLRKEIDIAVHSMKDVPIEIPDGLHIGAITEREDPRDALIIRQKTEDSSPRFAERGRGSQKSELNFELRTSNSELYNLPHGAHIGTSSLRRASQLLNTRPDLKITQLRGNLDTRLRKLNEWQFDAIIVAAAGMKRMGWEEMITEYLPLEISLPAIGQGAIGIECRVEDKVINDTIQFINHRDTNTCVKAERSFLRRLEGGCQVPIAAHARIVSQESEVRSRESGINNNSLLVIDGLVGTISGDTIIKGHIKGNPDDAERLGISLAEELLSRG